In Pieris napi chromosome 2, ilPieNapi1.2, whole genome shotgun sequence, the following proteins share a genomic window:
- the LOC125060125 gene encoding uncharacterized protein LOC125060125, with the protein MNFFSLLTFVLAVIALFAGFTDANPKVNVDAIRKGGRVIRKGLGVVGAAGTAHEVYEQVKNRRQG; encoded by the exons atgaatttttttagtttgctCACTTTTGTGTTGGCGGTGATTGCCTTGTTCGCGGGATTCACAGATGCAAACCCCAAAGTCAATGTGGACGCAATTAGAAAAGGCGGAAGAGTTATT agAAAAGGCCTCGGTGTCGTTGGAGCAGCAGGCACAGCACACGAAGTGTACGAACAAGTAAAAAATAGAAGACAaggataa
- the LOC125059151 gene encoding asparagine synthetase [glutamine-hydrolyzing], with protein sequence MCGIWATFGIDGGLSPVCIKCFAAILHRGPDAWRIEQDSREQLAILGFQRLAIVDGLHGMQPMRLHLYPRITLICNGEIYNCNRLRDEFKFTYETNCDVEAIIHCYKNFGIAETVRKLDGVFAFCLVDGDARKVFIARDPYGVRPLFKLSDDKNGVLGICSEGKGLMGLKEKASEVATLGQFPPGHFEEYDIADNNKVTLNKTEQYFKPGSPPRFTPFVPITDLEDLDMYGKTAALLEAACKKRLMSDRRIGCMLSGGLDSSLITALVVKLAKEQNLPYKIQTFAIGMGDSPDLIAARTVADYLGTEHHEIIFDENDVRQALDNVIYHLESYDITTVRASLPMYLLSKYIKENTDTTVIFSGEGADELAQGYIYFRDAPSAKDGHEESIRLLSDIYLYDGLRADRTTSAWSLELRVPFLDIQFTSHYLSLDQNLRQPQDGVEKYLLRNSFSKSGLLPDSILWRHKEAFSDGVASVKKSLFTTISEIVTERLPSEGHKYKGVQPTTQESKYYRYIFEKSFSGQDNFTPYYWMPKWVSVSDPSARFIKHYAAK encoded by the coding sequence atgtGTGGAATCTGGGCAACATTCGGAATAGACGGTGGTCTTTCTCCAGTATGCATCAAATGTTTCGCGGCTATTTTACACCGCGGTCCCGACGCTTGGAGAATTGAACAGGATTCCAGGGAACAATTAGCTATCCTCGGTTTCCAAAGACTGGCAATTGTCGATGGCCTTCATGGAATGCAGCCTATGCGCCTCCATCTCTACCCCCGCATCACTCTTATCTGCAACGGAGAAATCTACAACTGCAACAGGCTCCGCgacgaatttaaatttacctaCGAAACTAACTGCGACGTAGAAGCGATTATCCActgttataaaaactttggAATCGCTGAAACAGTCCGTAAATTAGATGGAGTGTTCGCATTTTGTCTAGTCGATGGTGACGCCAGAAAAGTCTTCATTGCGAGGGATCCCTACGGAGTTCGCCCTCTGTTTAAACTTAGTGACGACAAGAACGGCGTACTAGGAATATGTTCAGAGGGCAAAGGCTTAATGGGCCTAAAAGAAAAAGCTTCCGAAGTTGCAACGCTTGGACAATTTCCACCGGGACATTTTGAAGAGTACGACATAGCAGATAACAACAAAGTGACATTAAACAAAActgaacaatattttaaacctGGATCACCGCCTAGATTTACACCTTTTGTTCCCATAACTGATCTCGAAGATCTTGATATGTACGGAAAAACCGCTGCACTATTAGAAGCGGCATGCAAAAAGCGTTTAATGTCTGACAGGCGAATAGGCTGTATGTTAAGTGGAGGTTTGGACTCGTCACTCATAACCGCTTTAGTTGTCAAACTTGCTAAAGAACAGAACCTTCCATACAAGATACAGACATTTGCAATAGGTATGGGAGATTCTCCTGATCTTATCGCCGCACGAACAGTTGCCGATTATCTGGGAACAGAACATcacgaaataatttttgatgaaAATGATGTCAGGCAGGCATTAGATAACGTAATTTATCATCTGGAATCCTATGACATCACTACCGTTCGAGCCAGCTTGCCTATGTATCttctatcaaaatatattaaagaaaatactgataCCACCGTAATATTCAGCGGCGAAGGCGCCGATGAATTAGCCCAAGGCTACATTTACTTCAGGGATGCTCCATCAGCTAAAGATGGCCATGAAGAAAGTATAAGATTGCTTtcagacatttatttatatgatggATTGCGAGCAGATCGAACAACGAGTGCTTGGAGCCTGGAACTTCGTGTGCCATTTTTAGATATACAGTTTACTAGTCATTATCTAAGTCTCGATCAAAACTTAAGACAACCACAAGATGGCGTTGAAAAGTATCTTCTAAGAAATAGCTTTTCTAAGAGTGGTTTATTGCCGGATTCAATTTTATGGAGACATAAAGAGGCTTTTAGTGATGGTGTGGCGTCGGTAAAGAAGTCTTTATTTACAACAATATCAGAGATTGTTACGGAACGGCTGCCATCAGAGGGACATAAATACAAAGGTGTCCAGCCCACAACGCAagaatcaaaatattataggtaCATTTTCGAAAAGTCCTTCTCTGGACAAGATAACTTTACACCATATTACTGGATGCCGAAGTGGGTTTCAGTTTCTGATCCATCGGCGagatttataaaacattatgctgcaaagtaa
- the LOC125061801 gene encoding protein farnesyltransferase/geranylgeranyltransferase type-1 subunit alpha: protein MSDCGDSDAGWIFYKDRPDWSDIKPVPEDDGPSPVVVIAHSEKFEDVYDYFRAILQKDEKSQRALELTKDAVELNSANYTVWQYRRELLKELGTDLRSELDYVESVIKISPKNYQVWHHRRVLVEWLQDPSQELDLTGEALLHDPKNYHAWQHRQWAIKSFRLYDKEIEFVDSLLSDDVRNNSAWNQRYFIHNNHTGWSDLNVQKEICYTLEKIKFVKNNESAWNYLRGILLHDKRGLNGNGVVTSFCEELYKNRCRSPFLLAFIIDVCEEAIKKNETNGFHNVERAKELCSALATKYDKIREKYWTYLRDRFEKYVSVNGENSQ from the exons ATGTCTGATTGCGGCGACAGTGACGCTGGTTGGATTTTCTACAAGGATAGACCAGATTGGAGTGACATTAAACCAGTGCCAGAAGATGATGGACCATCGCCAGTAGTTGTGATTGCACATTCAGAAAAAT TTGAAGATGTGTATGACTACTTCCGTGCCATACTACAAAAAGATGAGAAATCACAGCGTGCCTTAGAGTTAACTAAAGATGCAGTGGAGCTCAATTCTGCTAATTATACAGTTTGGCAGTACAG ACGAGAGCTGTTAAAGGAATTGGGCACGGACCTCAGATCTGAATTGGACTATGTTGAATCTGTTATCAAAATATCACCTAAAAactatcaa GTGTGGCATCACCGACGGGTGTTAGTTGAATGGCTACAAGATCCTTCCCAAGAATTAGATCTGACTGGTGAGGCACTGCTTCATGAtccaaaaaattatcatgccTGGCAACACAGACAATGGGCCATTAAGTCTTTCAG GCTTTACGACAAGGAGATCGAATTCGTCGACAGCCTCTTATCAGACGACGTGCGGAACAATTCCGCGTGGAATCAGCGCTACTTCATCCACAACAACCACACGGGCTGGTCCGATTTGAACGTGCAAAAGGAGATTTGCTACACgttagaaaaaattaaatttgtcaaaaacAACGAGAGCGCTTGGAATTACCTCCGCGGAATATTACTTCACGACAAACGTGGACTCAACGGAAATGGTGTAGTTACGTCGTTTTGCGAGGAATTGTACAAGAACCGATGTCGGTCGCCATTTTTGTTGGCGTTTATTATCGACGTGTGCGAGGAGGCCATTAAGAAAAATGAGACTAATGGTTTCCATAATGTCGAGAGGGCGAAGGAATTGTGCTCTGCGCTTGCGACGAAATATGATAAGATTAGGGAGAAGTATTGGACGTATTTGAGGGATCGATTCGAGAAGTATGTTAGTGTTAATGGGGAGAACtctcaataa